CCAAAAGGCTGCACTCCGGCGACACGATCGATTTCGGCGAGGGCGTCACCGCGATCGCCGAGGCGCGCCATGACGACGGCAGCTTCACGCTGTTCTTCCCCGGCGACGAACCGGTCGAGCTGCTGCTCGAGCGCGCCGGACGCATGCCGCTTCCGCCCTATATCGCCGCCAAGCGCCCGACCGACGCCCGCGACGCCGACGACTATCAGACGATGTTCGCGAACGAACCCGGCGCCGTCGCCGCCCCCACCGCCGCGCTGCACTTCACACCCGATCTCATATCCGCGCTCGAAGCCGCGGGAATCGAGCACACCACGCTCACCCTTCATGTCGGCGCGGGCACCTTCCTGCCGGTCAAGGCCGGCGACACCGACGATCACCGCATGCATGCCGAATGGGGACGCATCGACCAGGCGACGGCGGACAAGCTCAACGCCGTCCGCGCCAAGAGCGGCCGCGTCATCGCCGTCGGCACCACCAGCCTGCGCCTGATCGAGAGCGCGACTGGCGAGGACGGCATCGTCCGCCCGTTCGAGGGCGATACCGCGATCTTCATCACCCCCGGCTATCGCTTCCGCGGCGTGGACGGCCTCGTCACCAATTTCCACCTGCCGCGCTCGACCTTGTTCATGCTGGTTTCGGCGCTGATGGGCCTCGACCGCATGCAGGCCGCCTACGCCCACGCCATCGCTGCCAATTACAGTTTCTACAGCTATGGTGACGCCAGCCTGCTCCTGCCCGGAAAGCCCGTATGATCCTTTTCGCCCTCGCCGCCCTCGCCGCCCAGCAGCAGCCGGCGACCCCGCCGCCCGTGCTGGTGCGTCCGCTTCCCGGCGCCGAGCCGATCCCGCTGATGATCGCCGAGCCGGTGGCGATGGCGATCGCGGCGTTCGATGCGGACGGCGACGGCACCGTCACCCGTGCCGAGTTCGATGCCGGGGTGCGCAAGAGCTTCGAGGCGGTGGCGAAGGGCCAGCCATCGATGGGCTATATCCAGTTCGGCGACTGGTCCGAACGCTGGCTCGGCAACCGCAACGCGCTGCCCAGCCCGTTCGAGGTCGACCAGGACGGCGACAACCGCATCAGCCTCGCCGAGCTGCAGGACCGCTTCGAGCTGTTCTTCACCCGCTTCGACCGCGACAAGAACGGCGCGATCCTGCGCAGCGAGCTGCTCACTACGCGCCCGCAGCCCCAGCCCGGC
This is a stretch of genomic DNA from Sphingomonas sp. BT-65. It encodes these proteins:
- the queA gene encoding tRNA preQ1(34) S-adenosylmethionine ribosyltransferase-isomerase QueA translates to MNVDLFDFELPPERIALRPASPRDSARLLLLDGERTEDRLVRDLPTLLRPGDLLVFNDTRVIPAQLEGRRGEAKIGATLHKREGPRHWIAFIRNAKRLHSGDTIDFGEGVTAIAEARHDDGSFTLFFPGDEPVELLLERAGRMPLPPYIAAKRPTDARDADDYQTMFANEPGAVAAPTAALHFTPDLISALEAAGIEHTTLTLHVGAGTFLPVKAGDTDDHRMHAEWGRIDQATADKLNAVRAKSGRVIAVGTTSLRLIESATGEDGIVRPFEGDTAIFITPGYRFRGVDGLVTNFHLPRSTLFMLVSALMGLDRMQAAYAHAIAANYSFYSYGDASLLLPGKPV
- a CDS encoding EF-hand domain-containing protein, with amino-acid sequence MILFALAALAAQQQPATPPPVLVRPLPGAEPIPLMIAEPVAMAIAAFDADGDGTVTRAEFDAGVRKSFEAVAKGQPSMGYIQFGDWSERWLGNRNALPSPFEVDQDGDNRISLAELQDRFELFFTRFDRDKNGAILRSELLTTRPQPQPGARPGDGENRRPQRRRG